A portion of the Labilithrix sp. genome contains these proteins:
- a CDS encoding PD-(D/E)XK nuclease family protein: MCRGFLDLRTRCGHAQRRDHTRLRQSGAHQRHARQGTEDEIVAASATAKAPSPTRSSRARAAERVEREVDVILHEDDGTILEGIADLAFFERGKGWTVIDFKTDLAIGERKDAYARQIAIYARAIAAATGEEARGVLLSV, translated from the coding sequence TTGTGCCGCGGTTTCCTCGACCTCCGCACGCGGTGCGGCCACGCGCAACGGCGCGACCACACGCGTCTTCGACAATCCGGGGCGCACCAACGACACGCTCGACAAGGGACGGAGGACGAGATCGTCGCCGCGAGCGCCACCGCGAAGGCGCCCTCGCCCACCCGCTCCTCGCGCGCGCGGGCGGCGGAGCGCGTCGAGCGCGAAGTCGACGTCATCCTGCATGAAGACGACGGCACCATCCTCGAGGGCATCGCCGACCTCGCCTTCTTCGAGCGCGGCAAGGGATGGACGGTGATCGACTTCAAGACAGACCTCGCCATCGGTGAACGGAAGGACGCGTACGCGCGGCAGATCGCGATCTACGCGCGCGCGATCGCCGCCGCGACGGGCGAAGAGGCGCGCGGCGTCCTCCTCTCCGTTTGA
- a CDS encoding type II toxin-antitoxin system RelE/ParE family toxin, producing the protein MGADDKKPRRQWRDYRTRAGGRPVKAFLDDLTDDELAAVVAGMKEVVERGLVAGKHLRGDVYEVRADATTRSFRVLFATEGRYSQVLLSLSAFEKRTQKTPPRELDLAEERLRDWRERGAVKKRATRPRS; encoded by the coding sequence GTGGGCGCCGACGACAAGAAGCCTCGCCGCCAGTGGCGTGACTATCGGACCCGCGCCGGCGGGCGCCCCGTGAAGGCATTCCTCGACGATCTCACCGACGACGAGCTGGCCGCCGTCGTCGCGGGCATGAAGGAGGTTGTCGAGCGCGGCCTCGTCGCCGGCAAGCATCTCCGCGGGGACGTCTACGAGGTCCGCGCGGACGCCACCACGCGGAGCTTTCGCGTGCTGTTCGCGACCGAGGGGCGTTACAGCCAAGTGCTCCTCTCTCTCTCGGCGTTCGAGAAGCGCACCCAGAAGACGCCGCCGCGCGAGCTCGACCTGGCCGAGGAACGCCTCCGTGACTGGCGCGAGCGTGGCGCGGTGAAGAAGCGCGCCACGCGGCCGCGCTCATAG
- a CDS encoding exodeoxyribonuclease V subunit gamma, translated as MASVTFQSSSAEERIARAASWLAARADEHVTIVAASLEAAGEVARRAVVLRANPASPDAAPVGARLGVRATPASPDAASVGARLGVRGNPASPDAAPVGARLGVRGNAALGWQRATLASIAAARARVELARLGLVPASPLALEAICARVVHDHAGALGRLAPIADRPGLPRALARTLGELRLAKVEHVADADLAALLRAYETELAAAHLADRAQTLAIATRLTRSAAATTPPNQEHHKADDATSRTTAAAGADTNAAGTGTRRALLLVDLALEHAAERDFVAALVADSVDTLAVVPMGDERALALTQAALGSTTVERPAAAARPPLAYLGDGLFEAAPAAGVVPADAVTVLSAPGESRECVEIARIVLAEASRGTPLDRMAVLLRAPAYGAHVAEAFRRARVPTFFARGSKRPDPSGRAFLALLACAHEGLSAARFAEYLSLGEVPAEEASGAPPPPRPRAERVAVPDEDTLRGMTGAGAGAATDDAPTEPPPTPPADAEEDRAVAGGTLRAPRHWERLLVEASVIGSAERWESRLAGLAKKLEADVEAYRRKDEDNLAEGSARELAALEALRRFALPLIHDLDALPNRVPTKVPLVTGAANAAQSPAPGDEQRPPASTLVTGAANAARSAPVFGGPGDEQGVPASTLVTGAANAARSAPVFGGPGDEQGVPASTLVTEAANAARSAPVFGGPGDEQGVSGAKPLTMKASWSQWLDALTALATRALRHPDRVLSVLAELQPMGRVADIDIAEVRLVLEPRLSQLRVPETGRRHGKVFVATTDEARGLSFDVVFVPGLAEKIFPQKVVEDPLLLDEARARLSPDLATNKERTDRERLALRLAIGAATRRVVISYPRVDVEQARPRTPSFYGLEVLRVAEGRLGDFEHLAQRAAATAEARIGWPAPRDRSDAIDEAEYDLALLDDVLQKPESEGEGHYLVGAADVNPHLARALRFRFARWDGSQMTRSDGFVKPAEAAKLAIADHATTKRSFSPTALQNFAACPYRFFLSAVHKLAPREEQEAIEEMDALTRGSLTHDVLFRLLTELAAEGRLPIKTSSLDAVRDRLEVVLRDTAAKYKDDLKPAIDRVWDDAVASIAADLREQVRRMAEETEWIPAHFELSFGLKDRRAQDTKSTDEPVAIDGGLLLRGSIDLVERKKNGALRAMDYKTGKVRAKDEMIIGGGETLQPVFYALTLEKLFPGARVEEGVLYYCTSTGDFKQVPVRLDDDARAAAKLVAKTIGDALANGFLPAAPKIEKKGSACTWCDFKPICGPYEEVRTKKKPEVGPLKALAQLRKQR; from the coding sequence ATGGCGAGCGTGACGTTCCAGAGCTCGAGCGCGGAGGAGCGCATCGCGCGTGCAGCGAGCTGGCTCGCCGCGCGCGCCGACGAGCACGTCACCATCGTCGCCGCCTCACTCGAAGCGGCAGGAGAAGTCGCACGTCGCGCCGTCGTGCTTCGTGCCAACCCCGCGTCCCCCGACGCGGCGCCGGTGGGCGCGCGGCTCGGCGTTCGTGCCACCCCCGCGTCCCCCGACGCGGCGTCGGTGGGCGCGCGGCTCGGCGTTCGCGGCAACCCCGCGTCACCCGACGCGGCGCCGGTGGGCGCGCGGCTCGGCGTTCGCGGCAATGCCGCGCTTGGGTGGCAACGGGCGACGCTCGCGAGCATCGCGGCGGCGAGGGCGCGTGTCGAGCTCGCGCGCCTCGGGCTCGTGCCGGCGAGCCCGCTCGCGCTCGAGGCTATCTGCGCGCGCGTCGTCCACGACCACGCGGGCGCGCTCGGGCGGCTCGCGCCGATCGCCGATCGCCCGGGGCTCCCGCGTGCCCTCGCGCGCACGCTCGGTGAGCTCCGCCTCGCCAAGGTCGAGCACGTCGCCGACGCAGACCTCGCCGCGCTCCTCCGCGCCTACGAGACCGAGCTCGCCGCCGCCCATCTCGCCGATCGCGCACAGACACTCGCGATCGCCACGCGCCTCACCCGCTCCGCCGCCGCGACCACGCCCCCCAATCAGGAGCACCACAAGGCCGACGACGCTACCTCCCGCACCACCGCCGCCGCAGGTGCGGACACGAACGCCGCGGGCACGGGCACGAGGCGCGCGCTCCTCCTCGTCGACCTCGCGCTCGAGCATGCGGCCGAGCGTGACTTCGTCGCCGCCCTCGTCGCGGACAGCGTCGACACGCTCGCGGTCGTCCCCATGGGCGACGAACGCGCTCTCGCGCTCACGCAAGCAGCCCTCGGCAGCACGACGGTCGAGCGGCCGGCCGCCGCCGCGCGGCCGCCGCTGGCGTACCTGGGGGACGGGCTCTTCGAAGCCGCCCCCGCCGCCGGGGTCGTGCCTGCCGATGCGGTGACGGTCCTCTCCGCGCCCGGTGAGAGCCGCGAATGCGTGGAGATTGCACGTATCGTGTTGGCCGAGGCCTCACGCGGGACGCCGCTCGATCGGATGGCGGTGTTGCTGCGTGCGCCGGCGTACGGGGCGCATGTCGCGGAGGCGTTTCGGCGCGCGAGGGTGCCCACGTTCTTCGCGCGCGGCAGCAAGCGGCCCGATCCGAGCGGGCGCGCCTTCCTCGCGCTCCTCGCTTGCGCGCACGAAGGGCTCTCCGCGGCGCGGTTCGCCGAGTACCTGTCGCTCGGCGAGGTGCCGGCCGAGGAGGCCTCCGGCGCGCCACCGCCGCCGCGGCCGCGCGCCGAGCGCGTCGCGGTGCCCGATGAAGACACGCTCCGCGGCATGACCGGCGCCGGCGCCGGCGCCGCGACCGACGACGCGCCTACCGAGCCGCCGCCCACGCCGCCCGCCGACGCCGAGGAGGACCGCGCCGTCGCGGGCGGTACGCTGCGCGCGCCGCGACACTGGGAGCGCCTGCTCGTCGAGGCGTCCGTCATCGGATCGGCCGAGCGGTGGGAGTCGCGACTCGCCGGGCTCGCGAAGAAGCTCGAGGCCGACGTGGAGGCGTACCGGCGCAAGGACGAGGACAACCTCGCCGAAGGATCCGCGCGCGAGCTCGCCGCGCTCGAGGCGCTCCGCCGCTTCGCGCTACCACTCATCCACGACCTCGACGCCCTCCCGAACCGCGTCCCGACGAAGGTCCCGCTCGTCACCGGGGCCGCGAACGCCGCGCAAAGCCCCGCCCCAGGAGACGAGCAGCGACCGCCGGCGAGCACGCTCGTCACCGGGGCCGCGAATGCGGCGCGAAGCGCCCCCGTCTTCGGGGGCCCTGGTGACGAGCAGGGGGTACCGGCGAGCACGCTCGTCACCGGGGCCGCGAATGCGGCGCGAAGCGCCCCCGTCTTCGGGGGCCCTGGTGACGAGCAGGGGGTACCGGCGAGCACGCTCGTCACCGAGGCCGCGAATGCGGCGCGAAGCGCCCCCGTCTTCGGGGGCCCTGGTGACGAGCAGGGGGTGTCGGGGGCGAAGCCCCTGACCATGAAAGCGAGCTGGTCGCAGTGGCTCGATGCGCTGACGGCGCTCGCCACTCGCGCGCTGCGGCATCCCGATCGCGTCCTCTCCGTCCTGGCCGAGCTCCAGCCGATGGGGCGCGTCGCCGACATCGACATCGCGGAGGTGCGCCTCGTGCTCGAGCCGCGCCTCTCGCAGCTCCGCGTGCCGGAGACGGGGCGACGGCACGGCAAGGTCTTCGTCGCGACGACCGACGAAGCGCGCGGCCTCTCCTTCGACGTCGTCTTCGTCCCCGGCCTCGCCGAGAAGATCTTCCCGCAGAAAGTCGTCGAAGACCCGCTCCTCCTCGACGAAGCCCGCGCGCGCCTCTCGCCCGACCTCGCGACGAACAAGGAGCGCACCGACCGCGAGCGCCTCGCGCTCCGCCTCGCGATCGGCGCCGCCACGCGCCGCGTCGTCATCTCGTACCCCCGCGTCGACGTCGAGCAGGCGCGGCCGCGCACGCCGTCCTTCTACGGGCTCGAGGTGCTGCGCGTCGCGGAGGGACGCCTCGGCGACTTCGAGCACCTCGCGCAGCGCGCCGCCGCCACCGCCGAGGCGCGCATCGGCTGGCCCGCGCCGCGCGACCGGAGCGACGCGATCGACGAGGCCGAGTACGATCTCGCGCTCCTCGACGACGTGCTGCAGAAGCCCGAGAGCGAGGGCGAAGGCCACTACCTCGTCGGCGCCGCCGACGTGAACCCGCACCTCGCGCGCGCGCTCCGGTTCCGCTTCGCGCGCTGGGACGGGAGCCAGATGACCCGCTCGGACGGCTTCGTGAAGCCGGCGGAGGCGGCGAAGCTCGCGATCGCCGACCACGCGACGACGAAGCGCTCCTTCTCGCCGACCGCGCTCCAGAACTTCGCCGCGTGCCCGTACCGCTTCTTCCTCTCCGCCGTGCACAAGCTCGCGCCGCGCGAGGAGCAAGAGGCGATCGAGGAGATGGACGCCCTCACCCGCGGCTCCCTCACCCACGACGTCCTCTTCCGCCTCCTCACCGAGCTCGCGGCGGAGGGCAGGCTCCCGATCAAGACGTCGTCGCTCGACGCCGTGCGCGACCGCCTCGAGGTCGTCCTCCGCGACACCGCGGCGAAGTACAAGGACGACCTCAAGCCCGCGATCGATCGCGTCTGGGACGACGCGGTCGCGAGCATCGCCGCCGATCTGCGCGAGCAGGTCCGGCGCATGGCGGAGGAGACGGAGTGGATCCCCGCCCACTTCGAGCTCTCGTTCGGCCTCAAGGACCGCCGCGCGCAGGACACGAAGAGCACCGACGAGCCGGTCGCGATCGACGGCGGCCTCCTCCTCCGCGGATCGATCGACCTCGTCGAGCGCAAGAAGAACGGGGCGCTCCGCGCGATGGACTACAAGACCGGCAAGGTCCGCGCGAAGGACGAGATGATCATCGGCGGCGGCGAGACGCTCCAGCCCGTCTTCTACGCCCTCACCCTCGAGAAGCTGTTCCCTGGCGCGCGCGTGGAGGAAGGCGTCCTCTACTACTGCACCTCGACCGGCGACTTCAAACAGGTGCCGGTGCGCCTCGACGACGACGCCCGCGCCGCGGCGAAGCTCGTCGCGAAGACGATCGGCGACGCGCTCGCGAACGGCTTCCTCCCCGCCGCCCCGAAGATCGAGAAGAAGGGGAGCGCCTGCACGTGGTGTGATTTCAAGCCGATCTGCGGACCGTACGAAGAGGTCCGCACGAAGAAGAAGCCCGAGGTCGGCCCGCTCAAGGCCCTCGCCCAGCTGAGGAAGCAGCGATGA
- a CDS encoding XRE family transcriptional regulator, with amino-acid sequence MPKDFLAEIVDERTRKNPAFPDLVREAETRRKLARKLAALREKKALSQTVVAARMGTSASVVSKLEAGGDVKLSTLQRYCAAIGEKLAVAV; translated from the coding sequence ATGCCGAAGGACTTCCTTGCCGAGATCGTGGACGAGCGCACCCGGAAGAACCCGGCGTTCCCGGACTTGGTTCGCGAAGCCGAGACCCGCCGGAAGCTCGCGCGGAAGCTCGCCGCGCTCCGCGAGAAGAAGGCTCTTTCGCAGACCGTCGTGGCCGCCCGGATGGGCACTTCCGCCTCGGTCGTGAGCAAGCTCGAGGCGGGCGGCGATGTGAAGCTCTCCACGCTGCAGCGTTACTGCGCGGCGATCGGGGAGAAGCTCGCCGTCGCAGTCTGA
- a CDS encoding DJ-1/PfpI family protein — protein sequence MARTHVGMLLFPKLTQLDLTGPHELLVRVPDVEVHLVWKSTAPLRADSGLVLAASTTFDACPPLDVLFVPGGPGQIAATADDGVRAWVREQGERAAWVTGACTGALLLGAVGLLRGYRATTHWAYRDLLPLVGATPGEGRVVVDRNRITAGGVTAGLDFGLTLAAKLAGAMCAQQIQLELEYDPLPPFRSGHPDVAGPELVAAVRAKNAPRYREREAQLRALATA from the coding sequence ATGGCGCGAACGCACGTCGGGATGCTGCTCTTCCCCAAGCTCACGCAGCTCGATCTCACCGGGCCCCACGAGCTCCTCGTGCGCGTGCCCGACGTCGAGGTGCACCTCGTCTGGAAGAGCACCGCGCCGCTGCGCGCCGACTCCGGCCTCGTCCTCGCGGCGAGCACGACCTTCGATGCGTGTCCGCCGCTCGACGTCCTCTTCGTTCCGGGCGGGCCCGGTCAGATCGCGGCGACGGCCGACGATGGCGTCCGCGCGTGGGTGCGCGAGCAAGGGGAGCGCGCGGCGTGGGTCACCGGCGCCTGCACCGGCGCGTTGCTCCTCGGCGCGGTGGGGCTCTTGCGCGGCTATCGCGCTACGACGCACTGGGCGTATCGCGATCTGCTCCCGCTCGTCGGGGCGACGCCGGGAGAGGGGCGCGTCGTCGTCGATCGAAACCGCATCACCGCGGGCGGCGTGACGGCCGGCCTCGACTTCGGTCTCACGCTCGCGGCCAAGCTCGCCGGCGCGATGTGCGCGCAGCAGATCCAGCTCGAGCTCGAATACGATCCGTTACCGCCGTTTCGCTCCGGTCACCCCGACGTCGCCGGCCCCGAGCTCGTCGCCGCCGTCCGCGCAAAGAACGCCCCGCGCTACCGCGAACGCGAGGCGCAGCTCCGCGCGCTCGCGACGGCGTAG
- a CDS encoding UvrD-helicase domain-containing protein — MKPLVDAEARRRIAEDLGATLVVEAAAGTGKTTALVERILSLLRTGAASLASGKNDLVAVTFTEKAAGEMKLRLRTEIERARQGLAEGAERDRLDHALEQLEAARIGTIHAFCADLLRERPVEARIDPLFEVAAEDEQERLYDDAFTSWFQATLARPSREVPGVTRVLRRATRERDQDGPRAALRKAGRNLVEQRDFPTPYEAPAFDRKGALDLVIEELKGLGDLASKGFPDSWLTKSLKEIGRVVWEIERREESGEPRDHDAAEAALRALARQRLWGWKGSGQFFNKAEGLLRQEVLDRRAKVKEDLDRTLDVADAELAAALCRELRGIVEEYERRKQKTGKLDFLDLLVLTRDLLADNDAVRAELQRRFGRLLVDEFQDTDPLQAEILFLLAADDPKESDPGRTRVVPGKLFLVGDPKQSIYRFRRADVSFYESIKKRLEKDGATTLQLTTSFRGAPSIQHFVNAAFEPLMPKRESDAVASQAEYVPLAPYRADPEGRPTIIGLPVPRPYGDYGKIVQWQIEESFPDAVGAFVDWLVTKSGWTITERGSDTPVPIRSQHVCLLFKRLQSFGADVTRPYVRALEARRVPHVLVGGRSFHEREEVIALRNALAAIEWPDDTFSVYATLHGPFFAIADDALLAFKHQQRHIHPLRKRDAAKLDDLTQPVADALDVLRRLHFERNRRSVADTIGQLLEATRAHAGVAIWPAGEQALGNILRVLDMARRFEQGAVTSFRGFVLRLEEDSERGGVNEAPVVEEGTDGVRIMTVHKAKGLEFPVVVLVDPTANATFREPSRFVDPARKLWAVPLCGASPKELLERRDEILQQDREEAHRLLYVATTRARELLVVPVVGDDRGDDENKSWLDPLTPVLYPVPEERRAARRAPGCPKLGDDSVFERPKNVERDAEWSVMPGLHRPSVGEHAIVIWDPHALALDAQDQAGLRHERVLKKGPAAAASEERHAAWKRARAETIERAAKPSVVLRTATEAKEDATEAGAPIEIVTTDAERRARPHGKRFGILVHAVLAAAPLDADEATLADVARIQGRLVAATEDEIAAARATAKAALAHPLLARARAAERVEREVDVILQEDDGTILEGIADLAFFERGAGWTVIDFKTDLALGDRRDAYARQIAIYARAIAAATGEEAHGVLLSV, encoded by the coding sequence ATGAAGCCGCTCGTCGACGCCGAAGCGCGCCGCCGCATCGCGGAGGACCTCGGCGCCACGCTCGTCGTGGAGGCCGCGGCCGGCACCGGGAAGACGACCGCGCTCGTGGAGCGCATCCTCTCGCTCCTCCGCACCGGCGCCGCGTCGCTCGCGAGCGGCAAGAACGACCTCGTCGCGGTGACGTTCACGGAGAAGGCGGCCGGAGAGATGAAGCTCCGCCTCCGCACCGAGATCGAGCGCGCGCGCCAGGGCCTCGCCGAGGGCGCCGAGCGAGACCGCCTCGATCACGCGCTCGAGCAGCTCGAGGCCGCGCGCATCGGGACGATCCACGCGTTCTGCGCCGACCTCCTCCGCGAGCGGCCGGTCGAGGCGCGCATCGATCCGCTCTTCGAGGTCGCGGCCGAAGACGAGCAGGAGCGCCTCTACGACGACGCGTTCACCTCGTGGTTCCAGGCCACGCTCGCGCGCCCCTCGCGCGAGGTCCCCGGCGTCACGCGCGTCCTCCGCCGCGCCACGCGCGAGCGCGACCAGGACGGCCCCCGCGCCGCCCTGCGAAAAGCGGGACGAAACCTCGTCGAGCAGCGCGACTTCCCCACGCCCTACGAGGCGCCCGCCTTCGACCGCAAGGGCGCGCTCGACCTCGTCATCGAGGAGCTGAAGGGCCTCGGCGACCTCGCGAGCAAGGGCTTCCCCGACAGCTGGCTCACGAAGTCGCTCAAGGAGATCGGCCGCGTCGTCTGGGAGATCGAGCGCCGCGAGGAGAGCGGCGAGCCGCGCGATCACGACGCGGCGGAGGCGGCGCTGCGCGCGCTCGCGCGACAGCGGCTCTGGGGCTGGAAAGGCTCCGGGCAGTTCTTCAACAAAGCGGAGGGCCTCCTCCGGCAGGAGGTCCTCGATCGCCGCGCGAAGGTGAAAGAAGACCTCGATCGCACGCTCGACGTCGCCGACGCCGAGCTCGCCGCCGCGCTCTGCCGCGAGCTCCGCGGCATCGTCGAAGAATACGAGCGGCGGAAGCAGAAGACAGGCAAGCTCGACTTCCTCGACCTCCTCGTCCTCACGCGCGACCTCCTCGCCGACAACGACGCCGTGCGCGCCGAGCTCCAGCGCCGCTTCGGGCGCCTCCTCGTCGACGAGTTCCAGGACACCGATCCGCTCCAGGCCGAGATCCTCTTCCTCCTCGCGGCGGACGATCCGAAAGAGAGCGATCCCGGGCGCACCCGCGTCGTCCCCGGGAAGCTCTTCCTCGTCGGCGACCCCAAACAATCCATTTATCGATTCCGCCGCGCCGACGTCTCCTTCTACGAGTCCATCAAGAAGCGGCTCGAGAAGGACGGCGCGACGACGCTGCAGCTCACGACGAGCTTCCGCGGCGCCCCCTCGATTCAGCATTTCGTGAATGCCGCTTTCGAGCCGCTGATGCCCAAACGGGAATCGGACGCGGTCGCCTCCCAAGCCGAATACGTCCCGCTCGCGCCGTACCGAGCGGATCCCGAGGGGCGCCCCACGATCATCGGACTACCGGTCCCGCGCCCTTATGGCGATTACGGCAAGATCGTCCAATGGCAAATCGAGGAGTCCTTCCCCGACGCGGTCGGCGCCTTCGTCGACTGGCTCGTGACCAAGAGCGGCTGGACGATCACCGAGCGCGGCTCCGACACCCCGGTCCCGATCCGGTCCCAGCACGTCTGCCTCCTCTTCAAGCGACTCCAGAGCTTCGGCGCCGACGTGACGCGCCCGTACGTGCGCGCGCTCGAGGCGCGGCGCGTGCCGCACGTCCTCGTCGGCGGGCGGAGCTTCCACGAGCGCGAGGAGGTCATCGCGCTCCGCAACGCGCTCGCGGCGATCGAGTGGCCGGACGACACCTTCTCCGTCTACGCCACGCTCCACGGCCCCTTCTTCGCCATCGCCGACGACGCGCTCCTCGCGTTCAAGCACCAGCAGCGCCACATCCACCCCCTCCGCAAGCGCGACGCCGCGAAGCTCGATGACCTCACCCAGCCGGTCGCGGACGCGCTCGACGTCCTCCGCCGCCTCCACTTCGAGCGAAACCGCCGCTCGGTCGCCGACACGATCGGCCAGCTCCTCGAGGCGACGCGCGCGCACGCCGGCGTCGCGATCTGGCCCGCCGGCGAGCAGGCGCTCGGCAACATCCTGCGCGTCCTCGACATGGCGCGGCGCTTCGAGCAAGGCGCGGTCACGTCGTTCCGCGGGTTCGTGCTCCGCCTCGAAGAGGACTCCGAGCGCGGGGGCGTCAACGAGGCGCCCGTCGTCGAGGAGGGCACCGACGGCGTGCGCATCATGACGGTGCACAAGGCGAAGGGCCTCGAGTTCCCGGTCGTCGTCCTCGTCGATCCGACCGCCAACGCGACGTTCCGCGAGCCGTCGCGCTTCGTCGATCCCGCGCGGAAGCTCTGGGCGGTCCCGCTCTGCGGCGCGTCGCCGAAGGAGCTGCTCGAGCGCCGCGACGAGATCCTGCAGCAGGACCGCGAGGAGGCCCATCGCCTCCTCTACGTCGCGACGACGCGCGCGCGCGAGCTGCTCGTCGTGCCGGTCGTCGGCGACGATCGCGGCGACGACGAGAACAAGTCGTGGCTCGATCCGCTCACGCCCGTCCTCTACCCGGTGCCGGAGGAGCGCCGCGCCGCCCGCCGCGCGCCGGGGTGCCCGAAGCTCGGGGACGACAGCGTCTTCGAGCGCCCGAAGAACGTCGAGCGCGACGCGGAGTGGTCGGTGATGCCAGGCCTGCATCGCCCGAGCGTCGGCGAGCACGCGATCGTCATCTGGGATCCGCACGCGCTGGCGCTCGACGCGCAGGACCAGGCCGGTCTCCGCCACGAGCGCGTCCTCAAGAAGGGCCCCGCCGCCGCCGCGAGCGAGGAGCGTCACGCCGCGTGGAAGCGCGCGCGCGCCGAGACGATCGAGCGCGCCGCGAAGCCGAGCGTCGTGCTCCGCACCGCGACGGAAGCGAAAGAAGACGCGACGGAGGCAGGGGCGCCGATCGAGATCGTCACCACCGACGCCGAGCGCAGGGCGCGTCCGCACGGCAAGCGCTTCGGCATCCTCGTGCACGCGGTCCTCGCCGCCGCGCCTCTCGACGCCGACGAGGCGACGCTCGCGGACGTCGCGCGCATCCAGGGCCGCCTCGTCGCGGCGACGGAGGACGAGATCGCCGCCGCCCGCGCAACGGCGAAGGCGGCCCTCGCGCACCCGCTCCTCGCGCGCGCGCGGGCGGCGGAGCGCGTCGAGCGCGAGGTCGACGTCATCCTGCAGGAAGACGACGGCACCATCCTCGAGGGCATCGCCGACCTCGCCTTCTTCGAGCGCGGCGCGGGCTGGACGGTGATCGACTTCAAGACAGACCTCGCCCTCGGCGATCGGAGAGACGCGTACGCGCGGCAGATCGCGATCTACGCGCGCGCGATCGCCGCCGCGACCGGCGAAGAGGCGCACGGCGTTCTCCTCTCCGTTTGA